TGCCTGCGGGGGTATATGACAGAGTCGCAGACGCGACCACGGGAAGAATGATTATTAACCCCACATCCTATCATGTGGTCAAATCGAACCCTACGGGCGTTATGGATCTGCTTGAAGCGTTTCCTAACGGTTTCGTTGACGCGGGATATGTGGTTGTTCTTACATTCTGCGTATGCGGCGGATTCTACGTTGTCAACCAGAGCGGAGCCATAGGAGGCGCCATATCATGGTTGACCAAAAAGATGAAAAATCGCGGCATATGGATAATTCCAATACTCATGATCACTTTCGCTGCCATAGACTGTTTTATTGGTATGTGCGAGTTATGCATGGTCTATGTGCCGATCATACTTCCGCTCATGCTGGCGCTGGGATTTGACTCCATGACGGCGTGCGCTACCGCGCTTTGCGGTTCCGCTATCGGATTCACGTCAGCTATAGCAAATCCGTTCACAACCATCATCGGTCAAAAAATCGCAGGTCTCCCGTTGCTGTCGGGTTGGCAACTCAGACTTATCTCTCTTATAGTCGTCGGGCTTGCGGGCATAGTTTACGTAATGTCATACGCAGCCAAGGTAAAAAAAGATCCCACGTCTTCCATCATGTATGAAGAAGACCTCGTTCTCAGAAAAGAACTTGAAACGGCATCAAATCAGGAAAAAAAGATGACAGGCAGGCAAAAACTCGCCGGTATCGCCGCTCTTGTCATGTTCGTCATCATGGTATACGGAGTGTTTCAATGGGGCTGGGATACGCCTGAAATCGGCGGCATATTCATGGGAATGGCCATGGTATCGGGCCTTATTTCAGGCATGAACCCCAACGAGATCTGCTCTACGTTCCTGAACGGATGTCAGCAGGTCCTTTTGGGAGCCTTGATCGTCGGACTTTCCAGAGGCGTATCTGTGGTTATGAGCAGCGCTCAGATTACAGATACCATCATACACAATCTGGCGACTGTGCTTCAAAATCTGCCGGCAAGCGTTACATCCGTGGGTATGCTCATCGTGCAGACCATCATGAACTTCCTTATCCCCTCAGGTTCGGGGCAGACCGTCGTCACCATGCCCATCATGGCCCCTCTTTCGGATCTGGTCGGAGTTACAAGGCAAACGGCTGTTCTCGCTCTTCAGTATGGCGACGGTTTCTCGAACATTTTTTACCCCGTGTCAGGATATTTTATGGCGACTCTGGCTCTCGGGCACGTTCCTTATGGAAAATGGATGAAGAAGATGGCTCCTCTGTTTATCATATGGACGGTGTTAGCCGCCGCATTCATGGTTATCGCTCAGCTTATTAAGTGGGGACCATTCTAAATGAATGACGGGTCCCGGATAAAAAAGATCGTAGACGAGATAGCGCGGGACATTATTGATTTTGCCGTAAAGCTCGTACAAACAAAATCCATGACTTGTTCCGAGGAATCCGTCGCGGAGCTCGTTGCGAGCAAAATGCATAGTCTCGGCTACGATAAAGTAAACGTAGATCCCTATGGCAACGTGATCGGACAGTTAGGAAGTGGGAAGAACATATTATTTTTTGATTCCCACATGGACACCGTCGCGGTAAACGACGGACCAAAATGGAAGTACCCTCCGTTTGGCGGCGAAATCCATGACGGCAAGATCTATGGGCGAGGAGCGGTGGACATGAAGTGTCCATTGGCAGCGTCTGTGTACGGCGGATATATAGCCAAGCAAATAGGAATTCCTGATAACGTCGCCGTCGTGGTATCCGCCTCCTGTATGGAGGAAGACTACGACGGAGAGGCCGTGAGAGAGTATTTTAGTTGGTCGTCTCTCAAACCCAATGCCGTGGTCATTTGTGAACCGACTGACCTAAAGATAGCTACAGGCCATCGGGGAAGAGCTCTTATAGAGATCAACATGCCCGGAAAGGGGTGTCACGCCAGCGCTCCGAGAAACGGCATCAATCCTGTGTACTTGCTGGCTCCCGTAATAAAAAGAGTCGAGCAGCTTTGCACTGATTTGGCGGCACAGAAAAATGCAAGCGGCGAGTGCGGCTCGGTCGCGATATCAAACATATACTGCAATACAGCCTCCAATAATTCCGTTCCCATGGACGCGACAATAATACTTGACCGCAGACTTGTCACAGGCGAAGACAAAAAGTTTATAGAAAAGGAAATGGACAGCCTTGTAGCGGGAACGCCGGCTGCATGGAAGTACAGTGATATTTCAGGCATCAGCTGGACAGGCATGAATTTCATGTTCCACTCGTTTCTTCCGGCATGGGATATAGACGAGAACAGCAGCCTCGTCAAATCCGCCGCGGAAGCGTACAAGTCGATCCGGAAATCAGAACCGGTCCTTTTCCACATGGGCGCCTGTACAAACGGAGTTGCTACGGCCGGTATGCTCGGACTTCCCACAATCGTATTCGGTCCCGGAGACATAAGCATGGCTCACGCGACAGACGAATGCTGCGATATACAGAGCATGCTCGGCGCATGCTGCATGTACGCTCAAATGGCTGTGCAAGGCAAATTCTAGGGGATTATCAATTCTTTGGAAGAAAACTTAGCCGGTTTTTCCAAAGCAGCGCCAGTCAAGAGTCTCTTCAAGAAAAGCAACTCTCAGCGTTATGTTTTAATTTCATTAAATAAAAAGAGGAGTGCGACTACATTATTCTAGGAGGAAATCACTATGGTCAAAACGTGTTTTGTGAGAAAGGCACTCGCCGCAGCAGCTGTCGTTATGATTTTGGGCGCCGGCACGGCTTCCGCCGCTCCGGAGTATAAGTGGCGTTTCGGGCAGACCTCGGTCCGTGCCTCGCAGGGCAAGTCCTACAAACTTTTCTGTGAGTTAATCAAGAAATACAGCAACGGCCGTATCGAAGTCGAGTTTTTCCCCGACAATCAGCTCGGGACTCTCAATGAGATCTTCCACGCCGTGCAGGACGGCGAAATCGAGATGTGCGGTTTCGCTCCTTACGTCAATCTCGTTCCCGGCGGCATGTTCAACTGGATGCCGTGGACCGTCGAATCGTGGGAAGAGTGCAAGATGGCTTTCTCGCGCCCCGACGGATGTCTCTACGTGCCTCTCGAGGAGGCCATGAAGGAAGTCGGCGTTCACATTCTGTTCACCGTTTCGCAGGGCTCCTACGGCATCGGCAACAGCGTGCGCCCGATCAAAACGCCGGCTGATTTCAAGAATCTGAAAATGCGCGTTTCTTCGTCGCTCGGCTGCGTCCGCGGCCTGCAGAACATGGCCGAGGGAACGGGTATGACCGTCGAAACCGTGCCGTGGGGCGATCTTTACAACGCCCTGGCGAAGGGCGTGGTCGACGGCTGCTGGGATATGTGGCCTTCGCTCGTGGAGGAGCGTCACTGCGAGGTCATGAAGTATTACACGTCTCTGGATTGGATGTGGGACGCCAATCAAGTCGTCATCAACGCCGAACTTTGGGCGAAGCTGCCCGACGATCTCAAAGCCGCGATCCGGAAGGCGGCCGACGAAGCCGAAGCCGATCAGTACGCCATCCAAATCGCCGAAGAGGGCAATTTCAAAGAGTTCCTCAAGAAGCAGCCGAACTTCGAAATTTACTATCCGACCGAGGCGGAGCGCGCCGAGTTCCGCAACCGCGCCCGCAATCTCGACAACTGGAACGATCTTTGCAAGCCGTGGCTCGACAAGCACTTCCCCGGTCAGGATATGACCGTGAAGATTCTCGACCAGCTCCGAATCAACCGCGAAAAAGTATTAGCCGACAAGGCCGCAGCTGCAAAGTAACACTCAGTCTCACAAGGGGGCGGCCCGAAAGCCGTCCCCTTTTTTGAAGCAAGATCTCTGTGACAGAAAAGGCGGTGCATTATGAAAAAACTCTTTTCTTTCCTGCAGAAAACCGAATTCTTTCTCGGCTCTCTCGGGCTCCTGCTGGCCATAATCCTCACGTTCTGTCAGGTGGTAAACCGCTACTGGCTCCATTTCGAAATCATGTGGATCAGCGACGCGGCGCTGTACATCTTTATTTTCACTATTTATGTGGCGATTTCCTACGGAGCCGCCGTGAAGACGCACATCGCCGTCGACATCCTTCCCGACGTCTTGTGCAAGGACAGCCGGGCGAAACGCGCTCTGTTCGACATGGCGAAGAGCGCCGTCACCGTCGCGATGATCCTGGCCATGTGGAGCCCCACGCTGCGCGTCGTCAAACGCGCCTGGAAGCATCCCGAGTTCGCTACGCTGGTGCGCTGGTTCAACACGAGCTGGCTCGTGTACGCCATGGGCGTCATGATCGTGTTGAGCGTTCTTCATTACGGCTGGCATGTCTGCGAGGATATTTTCGAGTTGCAAAAACTCCGTTGGGAAAAAGAGGTGAAGGAGTAATGTTCGATCTCGGCACTTCCACAACTCTCGTTACGTTCCTCGTCGGTATCGTCGCGGGGCTGCCCATCGGCTGGGTTTTCATCGGCGCGACCGCCCTCGGCGTCATTCTCGGCGGCGGCACGATGACCTTCATCGCCAACTCCTTTTTCCATTCGCTCGACTCCTCGACGGTCATGGCCATTGCCTTTTTCGTTTTTTCCGGCGCTCTCATCGGCGAGGCCGGGCTGGCGGACCGCATCGTCAATTTTTCTTACGCGCTGGTCGGGCGCCTCAAGGGCGGCCTGACGGCCGTCGGCATCGTCGCCACGCTGTTCATGGGGGCGCTTACGGGGTCTTCGGTTCCCTGTATCGCTGCGCTGATTCCCCTGCTTGTCCCCAAACTGGAAAAATTCGGTTACAGCCGCGTCTACACGACGGCGCTGCTCTGCTCGTCCAGCTACCTGGGATATCTGATTCCGCCCAGCGTGCCGGCCATGATCTACTGTCTGCTGGCCGGACAATCGGTCGGCGCGCTGTTCCTTTCCACCGTCTTTCCCGGTCTGCTGCTGGCTCTCGGCTACTGCATCCTCAATTACCTCTACG
This genomic stretch from Pyramidobacter piscolens W5455 harbors:
- a CDS encoding YfcC family protein translates to MYKENIGGKKKFTMPHIFIILYAIILLVGLLSYVLPAGVYDRVADATTGRMIINPTSYHVVKSNPTGVMDLLEAFPNGFVDAGYVVVLTFCVCGGFYVVNQSGAIGGAISWLTKKMKNRGIWIIPILMITFAAIDCFIGMCELCMVYVPIILPLMLALGFDSMTACATALCGSAIGFTSAIANPFTTIIGQKIAGLPLLSGWQLRLISLIVVGLAGIVYVMSYAAKVKKDPTSSIMYEEDLVLRKELETASNQEKKMTGRQKLAGIAALVMFVIMVYGVFQWGWDTPEIGGIFMGMAMVSGLISGMNPNEICSTFLNGCQQVLLGALIVGLSRGVSVVMSSAQITDTIIHNLATVLQNLPASVTSVGMLIVQTIMNFLIPSGSGQTVVTMPIMAPLSDLVGVTRQTAVLALQYGDGFSNIFYPVSGYFMATLALGHVPYGKWMKKMAPLFIIWTVLAAAFMVIAQLIKWGPF
- a CDS encoding YgeY family selenium metabolism-linked hydrolase gives rise to the protein MNDGSRIKKIVDEIARDIIDFAVKLVQTKSMTCSEESVAELVASKMHSLGYDKVNVDPYGNVIGQLGSGKNILFFDSHMDTVAVNDGPKWKYPPFGGEIHDGKIYGRGAVDMKCPLAASVYGGYIAKQIGIPDNVAVVVSASCMEEDYDGEAVREYFSWSSLKPNAVVICEPTDLKIATGHRGRALIEINMPGKGCHASAPRNGINPVYLLAPVIKRVEQLCTDLAAQKNASGECGSVAISNIYCNTASNNSVPMDATIILDRRLVTGEDKKFIEKEMDSLVAGTPAAWKYSDISGISWTGMNFMFHSFLPAWDIDENSSLVKSAAEAYKSIRKSEPVLFHMGACTNGVATAGMLGLPTIVFGPGDISMAHATDECCDIQSMLGACCMYAQMAVQGKF
- a CDS encoding TRAP transporter substrate-binding protein; amino-acid sequence: MVKTCFVRKALAAAAVVMILGAGTASAAPEYKWRFGQTSVRASQGKSYKLFCELIKKYSNGRIEVEFFPDNQLGTLNEIFHAVQDGEIEMCGFAPYVNLVPGGMFNWMPWTVESWEECKMAFSRPDGCLYVPLEEAMKEVGVHILFTVSQGSYGIGNSVRPIKTPADFKNLKMRVSSSLGCVRGLQNMAEGTGMTVETVPWGDLYNALAKGVVDGCWDMWPSLVEERHCEVMKYYTSLDWMWDANQVVINAELWAKLPDDLKAAIRKAADEAEADQYAIQIAEEGNFKEFLKKQPNFEIYYPTEAERAEFRNRARNLDNWNDLCKPWLDKHFPGQDMTVKILDQLRINREKVLADKAAAAK
- a CDS encoding TRAP transporter small permease; translation: MKKLFSFLQKTEFFLGSLGLLLAIILTFCQVVNRYWLHFEIMWISDAALYIFIFTIYVAISYGAAVKTHIAVDILPDVLCKDSRAKRALFDMAKSAVTVAMILAMWSPTLRVVKRAWKHPEFATLVRWFNTSWLVYAMGVMIVLSVLHYGWHVCEDIFELQKLRWEKEVKE